The following are encoded together in the Oncorhynchus masou masou isolate Uvic2021 chromosome 5, UVic_Omas_1.1, whole genome shotgun sequence genome:
- the LOC135539817 gene encoding transcription factor SOX-11-like, producing MTPAVSLSRASSSIMVQQRGHKYLAVMDSDLSQEVFVGLGADEGEEVFGPSPSNKDPNWCKTPTGHIKRPMNAFMVWSQIERRKIMEQWPDMHNAEISKRLGKRWKLLPDYEKIPFIKEAERLRLKHMADYPDYKYRPRKKSKSSMPVRVGEKVPLKTGKSHTGGRASASASASSTATSKGLKVRTPSSKHRASFHGNKFKGYDEGISDDDTVDVEMASQGASQPGGQRPALDVFHHQQAAMTPGQQQPHLTAQLRVKLPTTTSHPPTSTLPVGLSSGSPVPQSLPDSSPRVSSTSESRTPLSSTGRSSTPTSTSSSSFVSSASSDEELDEEILHIISNANFDSMPMDCATLDKDFDAAFHTNSGSHFDFPDYCTPEVNEMISGDLLVPSISDLVFKIY from the coding sequence ATGACTCCAGCCGTCAGTCTGAGTAGAGCATCATCCTCCATCATGGTACAGCAAAGGGGACACAAATACTTAGCAGTTATGGACAGCGATTTGAGCCAAGAGGTTTTCGTAGGACTGGgagcagatgaaggggaggaggttTTTGGACCGTCACCCTCCAACAAAGACCCCAACTGGTGCAAGACTCCCACGGGTCACATCAAGCGGCCCATGAATGCATTCATGGTCTGGTCGCAAATCGAGAGACGGAAGATCATGGAGCAGTGGCCAGATATGCATAACGCAGAGATCTCCAAACGCCTAGGCAAGCGCTGGAAACTCCTCCCCGACTATGAGAAGATCCCCTTCATCAAAGAAGCAGAGAGACTTCGGCTAAAGCACATGGCCGACTACCCCGACTACAAGTACCGGCCCCGGAAGAAGAGCAAGAGCTCCATGCCCGTGCGGGTCGGGGAAAAGGTCCCCCTGAAGACAGGCAAGTCCCACACGGGTGGTCGTGCATCCGCTTCCGCTTCCGCATCCTCCACAGCCACCAGCAAAGGGCTCAAGGTCCGAACGccttcctccaaacacagagCCAGCTTCCACGGCAATAAGTTCAAAGGTTACGACGAGGGCATCAGCGATGACGACACAGTGGATGTAGAGATGGCCAGTCAGGGAGCAAGCCAGCCAGGAGGGCAGAGGCCAGCCTTGGACGTCTTCCACCACCAGCAGGCTGCCATGACCCCTGGGCAGCAGCAACCTCATCTCACAGCCCAGCTCAGAGTCAAATtgcccaccaccacctcccacccacccacctccaccctccctgtGGGCCTCTCCTCTGGGTCTCCTGTACCACAGAGCCTCCCAGATTCGTCCCCCAGGGTGTCCTCTACATCGGAGTCCCGTACGCCCCTCTCCTCCACCGGCcgctcctccacccccacctccaccagctCCTCCTCATTCGTGTCGTCGGCCTCCTCCGACGAGGAGCTGGATGAGGAAATCTTGCATATCATCTCCAACGCCAACTTCGACAGCATGCCTATGGATTGCGCCACTCTGGACAAAGACTTTGATGCCGCGTTTCACACCAACTCAGGATCCCACTTCGATTTCCCTGACTACTGCACCCCGGAAGTGAATGAGATGATATCCGGGGACTTGCTGGTGCCCAGTATCTCTGACCTGGTGTTCAAGATCTACTGA